One Verrucomicrobiaceae bacterium genomic window carries:
- a CDS encoding transposase, with product MKAIRARASTWTKIGKVRHSPYLGEHIRYNVFGAVRPKDGRLGALLFNLCDSVTFQVFLDTLAEENPHVAGRRAILVLDNASWHKTKSLNWHHFEPEYLPPRSPDLNAIERLWLRMKADWFNGWIAKTSEQLQDRIIESLRSLFDQPSILQSQCRPKTRL from the coding sequence TTGAAGGCGATCCGCGCCCGCGCCAGTACTTGGACCAAGATCGGCAAGGTGCGCCACTCACCTTATCTCGGCGAGCACATCCGCTACAATGTGTTTGGCGCAGTGCGGCCCAAAGATGGACGTCTCGGCGCACTGCTCTTCAACCTGTGCGACAGCGTCACTTTTCAGGTGTTCCTTGACACTCTAGCTGAGGAGAATCCGCACGTGGCAGGACGCCGCGCCATCCTGGTGCTCGACAACGCCTCATGGCACAAGACCAAGAGCCTTAACTGGCACCACTTTGAGCCCGAGTATCTGCCACCACGCTCGCCCGATCTCAACGCCATCGAACGCTTGTGGCTGCGCATGAAAGCCGACTGGTTCAACGGCTGGATCGCCAAGACTTCCGAGCAACTTCAGGACCGTATCATCGAGTCCCTGCGCTCTTTGTTCGACCAGCCCTCCATCCTTCAGTCCCAGTGCCGCCCAAAGACGCGTTTATGA